The genomic interval ACCGTGATGGTGTTCTTCAGCTCGGACTGGGGCAGATTATCACTGATCCCACCATCCACGTAACgctgaagagaaagaaaaagggagAGAAATGTACacgtgtaatatatatattattttacatacaggctttttatatatgtagtttacatttttttctaaattacaaataaaaagatttattgaGTAGAAATATTGCATGCAGtctctaataaaaaataaatgacaaattaataagacagaaatatttaatttgcctAAAAGAATTTTAGTATGCCAAGATTTCCACTGTTCAAcagaacaattaaataataaatataaatttatataaaccctatttttatttttaataacagagCTTTAAGACCCACTTTTTTCCAGCactaatgtttaaatattcaatttatactatattaaaattatataaagacattttttttattcacccgGTCTTcttaatgattaaatgaaagCCAGATAGTTTCGTGATCCCTGATGGgaaatgtattgtttgtaaTAAGCCATTTGGGAATTGCTGGCTATTGCGAGTGTCACTGTGGTCTGATCAAGACTGACCAGCAACAAGGCGGTGGTGTGATCAGACCAAAACACTTGCATAACCGCCTTTATTTGTCCTTTTAATAGGTCAACTTCACAGCCAAACTTCACTCAGTGAACCACTCTAGTCGCAGCCCAACCTACTTAAAAGTTTTGATATCTTCATTAATCTGGGTTTAATTTTTCAACGCAGGTCATGAATGCGTATGAATAAAGTATGACCTGTAGCGAATTCTTGAACATAGTAAGCAAATAACGAACACTGCTGAGCTGTAAGCATTATTACGAACAGAGCTGAACCTTTATTTGAACACTTTGACCTCGAAACTATTTCTATGCATTGAAGTCTCCTCCCCTTTCTAGAGAACACAATGTACACAACGCACAGCGTATGGGGTTGAGGCTGGTTTCGTTCTGTGCAAGTGCTCTACAAAACCATAAGCTTAATTCTCTTATTAAGGCCAGTTTTAGTTCAGTTTGCCCCAGTGACTGAATTCTTTGAAGTGCAATGAACTCTTGTTGCAGTGTGTCCTAATTCTCCCAAGTGAAATAATCCAACTTTCCAGCCGTGTCACCTCATAAAATGCCACACGGATTGGCTCAAGTTAAAAAATGACATCACACCATTAAAGTTATGAACTTTAATACTTACCACGCCACGGAAGGCGGGAGGAATTAAACCACAATATACAGGAATGAAACAGCTGCAAATAAGAGCCTGGGAATGAAGTGaaaatagaaagagaaagacaaacacaaaataaagagaaagctAAGAAATAGTGTTCTttcagtattatatatatactattacagtatttttattattattattattttgtactttttattaaatattcagtttaatttatttttatatttattaaatcattttttattttattttaatttgcaaaagtatttttatacataaaaatgaaaaattatatatataaaataaaattattattatatatatatatataaatatatataatattttttattgtatatatatatatatatatatatatatatatatatatatatatatatatattttttttttttttttgtgaactttaCCAAATTATGATTTTTAGGAAACttaactgaacattttaaaatgtgaaagcaCTCTTGTTGACAGCTATAACCACAATATTTAGTACATTAACACGCTGGGGCTTTTAAGCTGATGATTCTTGGGAATAAAATGTCATGACCTCATTTTTACAGAGAATTCATCGTAAGATAGAGCGAACGAGCGTGACGTCATGTTATGACCCCGTTAAATCATTTTCATCTAGATAAAAGTGAGGTATCGGAGTAATATAAAGCGGTGGCAGAAAATCTCATTCTGAGCTGTTGCTATGGTAAAGTGAAGCTCTCACCTGGATGAGTTCGTCTTTGGAGCTGAAGTCGGACACCAGAACGTTTTGGCCGTCCATGACCCGCGTGAGGGACACACACAGTCGACCAGAGGCCAGCGTGTGCGCATCAGACGGCAGGTCGCGGTGCAGCCCTCCACGTATCACCTTCACTATGTTAAATGTTGGGTGCAGAGGGCCCAGATTACGCTTCCGTGCCTCCTTGGCAACATTGATGACGTCTTCACAGCATTTCTCTGcatcaaaggaaaaaaactgtaatgcagaTACACTGAAcattctttgtttcttttttaatctttgctCTTACCAATAGCCTACACACAATCTCTGAACCTGTAATAAACCAAAGGTTGATGAGAGTCCGCATCAGCTTTCTAGTTCAGATATGACATGAAAGTGAAAGAATGAAGTCATGACATGCACAAACAGCACAGTTTAAAGTTCTTCGGCGTTCAATCGAAAAGCTTTAACACAAAGTGACTCGTTCTTCCCTGCTTTTTACACTTTCCACCTGTATTTCTCCGAGTCTTGATAAAATACCCAATGGAAAGAACTCCTGGATCACACATAGAGGATCGTTTTagggaaaatattaaataaataaataaataaatcagataaCACGGTTCAAATATTTTGGGCGTGAAACATAAATAAGTGAACcgaaataaatgctaaataataataataaaacaaaaaaactgcaaagcaatatagaaatataaaataaactaacaaacacGGAAAATGCATGTAACAAAATTCAAAAcatgaatcaataaatgaatacaatcataattttatttgttacacACCTTTACTCAGAATACTctgaataaatactataataacatagaaataatactaaaataacaccgcttccacaaaaacattttattacaattgtatttaatttgaatataataatttatttttattttaatcagaatAATGAATAGGTGACTATTACAGGACAACACGAAACACCCCTATAAGTAGCTATATATGTATACTACATGTAAAGTACACAAGTAAATCATTTTGAgtgaatgtgtgtctgtgtactTTGTTATGCattatccatatatatatatgtattagtaCACATAAAAGTATTAgtcataaaacactgtttatagTCACTATAGTCAAGTATTAACATGAAAATGCCAAAGTGCCCTAATCACCAGAAGGAAGCACTGAAGGATAACTTCAGATCTAGTGTTCGTGATCTTCATACCTAAGCAGGCGTCGGTAGTGAGCACGGATGCAGTGAGCGCCCCCGCGGAGGCTCCGTAGATCTTAGTGGCCCCGCGGATCAGGTTAGGCGCTTGCTCCAGAAGACAGCTCGCGACGCCGATGTGGTAGACCCCTAAAAAGCCGCATCCGGCGAACGAGAGGTTCCAGCCTCCCTTTAAATCAAACATGACCGCGGCTCAGTCTCGGGTCGGTCCCAGGATCATATCCTCTGCCCGTCTCCGTGGAGAAGGAGCGCTTGCTGCTGTTGCGTGCCGTTTTTGCTCTCGCGTCCGTCAGCGCTGGAGCCAATAGGAAACGCGCCGCAGCCCGATAGAAAAAGAAACTCTGTTTGCAAATTCTTAAATAGGCGGGGCTTGCACGTGGCGCATATACTGTTATGTATACTGTTCAACGTTGTCACGTGACTGGTGCTACTTTTCTCAAGATAGGTCGCGACAGACCAATCGCAATCGTTAAAGATGATGACACTTAAAACAATCACACtttaaattgattatttaatattcacataccaatacatttttttatacaataaacgaatacattttttaatagtaaaatgtgTGGCAAAAATCTTCctaagatattaaaataataacaattttccTCTAATTTCGAGACACTCCAACTTGTCTTCATTTAACACTCTATAATGTGATATTCGTGTTTAACAAACATTAGTGTGCACTTTATTAATAGCCGACTAAATACTCAATATGTACTTTTGCACTGACGAAACGATATTttctaacccctaaccctaaacataCCCTGTTTGCATTATTGCacaaatgtcatattttacaaTCCTTTTGGGGACATTTGGTCTTTGCAATGTATCATAAACAagcacgcgcgcgcgcgcacacacacacacacacacacacacacacacacacacacacacacaggcaatttgattatattgtaataatacagTTATACGTGGctatatttaaatgtgcaatatgCAATGACTGATCAAATAAGAAAGCAGACAaacgtgataaaaaaaaagattatagcATTATTGCTCGACTTTTAGAAACGTGTTGTTTATTTACACCGGTGATGAACATCTGGCCTGCTCGAGGATCCGCCCAGACGACTGGTGCTGATGCTGAGAGGACCCCATTACATCACCACTCCTCCTCCTGATTGGCTGAAGGTCGAGGCGCACGCAAAGCGGCACGTCCTCGCCAAACAATCAGCGGCTGCTGGATATCAAATGCGTCCTCTTCTCCCCGAGCCTTTTTAAAAAGCGATCCCCTTCAAGCCTTTCGCGTCGCAGTCGTTTGAAAGGATGGCGGAGAGCGAGGTGGACACGCCGAGCACCCCGATCGAATACGAGAGCAAATACTTCGAGTATCATGGAGTTCGGCTCCCTCCTTTCTGCAGGGGCAAGATGGACGAGATCGCCAACTTTTCGTTAAGAAGTAGCGACATATGGATCGTTACTTACCCCAAATCAGGTATCAAAACGTCAGAAAACGCCTGTCACGTGCATGCTTTTCCTTCATAGAGGATGCAGTTATCTGAGGCGTTCACCAAAATAAAGGATGATCTGACATCTCTAGCGTGCACGCcgcttttgttttgcatttatttgtagaCAGTATGATTTAGATAGCTTGTCAATAGGCTATgctaaacatatttatatgcatatttacgCAGTCTGCCTGTTTAGTAAAACGGCGCTTTCCAAATTATAGAGAAATAAATAGATGTTTACTTTTATGCACGATTCATCAACAGCCTGGGTGACGTCGgaaatattattgattttaaataagagGTGTTTCGCATTATGAAAGCAGCCAGGCCCACCTAATCACGTCCGGTCCTCCCTGACAGTCTCACGAGAGCCAGGCCCGTAGGAAACAGATgagtttttattaacaaaataaggcggaaagtttattattttacaggCCGTGCGATTTTTGCATGATGAGAATGACAAGTCAGCACTGGGAGCGTTTGCGATGTGTTGATgagagatttaaaaacaaagcgaGGTGAAATGTTTTCCATGCCCACACGTGCTCAGTCACCGCATGCAGGGGCGCtgtgtcgctctctctctcccacgcATGCTTGTTGCTATGTCGATTTACTTGTGCAATAAGTCAGCTTGAAAACAAACGCACATTTACAGGTCTTTTTGCTTCCTgtgataaaacaaaactaaacaatttAGACTGGAAAGTGCAGATGCATTATATTGCTTTCTCACACGAGAAgccacatttattttgaatgtcgCCAAAAAGAAAGCAGGTTCCCTTGCTTTAGTGCGTTTGAACTAAAACGAACAAATAATGAGCAATTCATTtcgttaaaggaacagttcaccctgaatgaaaatgtgctgaacatttactcagcctcacggttttaacttcaaactgttgctttaCGTATAATATTGCTCCGAAAgtcatcttgtctgaatcaggagagaaatatgcacagatcaagcaccgtTTATAAGCGGGAAAGGGtctaaaacagttctaaacaaatggTTTTGGAGATTTTGATGTGGATTGGTTTTCACTGGAAGAAGTgctattatggattatggactcattTGCCAATAAGCAatagattaaatgtaaaacactttaaagtgcccctgttatgcCATTATGAAGTTTTGGGAGTCTCCTACAATAGGTTTACAGGAATGCATTACAATTCAGATTCAAATTACTAGCAAATCGTTTAGGCTGTAAAGAGTCgattctttattttgggagaccgtaactttatttattgtgcacttTTTCGACTTTACAGCTGTGCAGATCGTTTACAGAAAGCTACAtgacacactgcatgaaaggcaaTATTGGAATtggcataataggggcactttaatgctgttttttttttcattctgacggcacccattcactgcggatGATCCAGTGATGAGCAAgcgatgtaatgctacattgaTCTAAATCTGTactgaagaagaaacaaattcaGCTACTAATGGCGAGACCATGAGGAAATGttcagcaaatatttattttcgaGTGAGTTAgataataaacatttctcaatGTTGTTGTTATGAAAAAGTAAAGTATTGCTAAGAAAATCGTCATAGACCTATAAGCAATATTAGCACAGTCAAGAGCTGTCTAAGTGGACGCAGCTGTTTATATAACGTGATATAGATACCACTGCGCAGTTATGAAGAGATGAGCTGAGGAATGGACAGATAGCAGGATACTAAGAAGGATAGCGGGAGGGTTTATAATCACTTGATTTCTCAGAATCACCAGCATCGGTGTAATTGAGTTCAGAAATGTGTCTCCAGCGGACTCTGATGGATGACAGGTCAATAGAGTCACACGGATCTGCAGAGTAAACAGACATGGCCTTGTTGATCGTTGTGATGGGAACGGCAGAGTCAAACATTACACGCTTCTTGATTTTTCTCATGCCTCTTATAACAGGATTGAGCTCCATTTTgtccacattaaatattttcagaattttaaactctctctttttcccccGAATATAACGCCAGGAAATTTCTAAATTGACagtttaggtaaaaaaaaaattgttagcGCTTTTCACTTTGTGCGCTTTAGTTGGAGGAAGTGGCCGTGTGACACTGATGGGGCGTTTTCttgaaaactgatttaaaaccaAACGTCATCATCGTGCTGAAAGATAAAACCTCCTTTTATTTGTTGTCATGtccttaaaatattaattggtCACAGATCTTTAAAGTACCTAACACAAGACAAGAAGTTTCTGTGCAGCAAATACAGATTATGATACTGGCCCTAGTACGGTTGTTTTCGGCGGTGCCGTTCATGGTAAAGTTAGCATGCGTACGTGATTTCTGCTTACGTATATGCTCTCAAGCCAGCCAAGAGTAAACTAAACTGCTGAGTGACAGTGAAAGAGTCGCTTTATGATCATTTCAAGGTCATGCTTGTATTTTACATTGGTTTTGTATTCTTGAAAAGCCCTTATAGTCAACAAATAAGTGTTGTGCTGAGGTGGCAGTAACTAAACAGAAGTAGATGTTTCATGTGAAATGGGCAAAAAAGAAGAAGTGAAAGGGGACCTTGATACTCTTTCATAGTCATGCAAtactaaaaatgcttttcaggGTATCCGAACAAGACTTGTTGGGGTTTAAAGGCTGCTTTGTCAAACGTTTAATGCTAGTCATGCGTTTAAACCAGCTCTGTCCCTTTCAGAATtacttttacaattaatttgttACGGCTAATAAATATTCGTAAAACATTTTCTCGGAACGCGACGTGTTCCTGTTGGTCCGTAGAGACGATTTCTGCTAAAAGATCAACAGGAACATGTTTGTACCCAGCTCAGCGTGTAATCAAACCGCCATTGTACTGTTAGGGAGTTTGGCAAAGCAGAAACCTCAAAAATGGCAAAGCCCGAACAGCCCGAAATCATGGGGCAAGACGAATATGCTCTTTTGTGAAGCGTATAATAGCATCTGCATCAAATGGACGGGCTGACTCTTGTCAGCCGTGACggtcaaaactgaaaaaaaccgAACACACTTCACCAAAGAATGAGTTTAAACCCCAGGCCATATTTaggtaaatgcatgtttgtacaGTTAAGTGCAGCTGGCAATCAATAATTCATACCAAACAACTTAGCTTTCTTCCTCTCGTGCATGTAGGTACGAGTTTGTTACAGGAGGTGGTATATCTGGTGAGTCAGGGTGCGGACCCGGATGAGATCGGGCTCATGAATATTGATGAGCAGCTTCCTGTGCTGGAATACCCACAGCCGGGTTTGGAGATCATCCAGGTGTTTACTCTCTTTACTGTGGCCTTCAGCGCGggaataacatttatttatctcCTGACCTCTTGGACTGATAaggttttgtgtttctttagGAACTGACATCGCCTCGTCTGATCAAAAGCCACCTGCCGTATCGCTTCCTGCCCACAGCGATGCACAATGGAGAAGGCAAGGTCAGCTGGAAAACACAACTAACATATTCATCGCGACTTAATCGTAACATGTAGTACAGTTTCCACAAGAGTATTGGTAATAACAAAAAAGGTTTCTTGAGCACTAAACACTTTTTCTACTATGCTTAAGATGTGAACAGATCTTTAAAAAGAGCACAATTTTTGGTATTAATATGCCTTTACGCACCAATGCATGTCCTCTAGGTGATCTATATGGCCAGGAACCCTAAAGATCTGGTGGTGTCCTACTACCAGTTTCATCGCTCTTTACGAACCATGAGCTACCGGGGAACGTTTCAGGAGTTCTGCAGGAGGTTTATGAACGACAAGTGTGAGTGAGACACGTTCGACAAAACCAACGCTGTATTTTCTCGAGAGGAAAGTGTTCTTGTCTTAATCTTGTTTGTGTGACCCCGTAGTGGGATACGGCTCCTGGTTTGAGCACGTTCAGGAGTTTTGGGAGCATCGCATGGACTCTAATGTTCTCTTCTTGAAATATGAGGATATGTACAAggtactgacacacacacacacacacacacacacctcctacTTATTTTATGGCTATGTTTCAAATAGAATTCTACATTATACACTACACATGCAGTGTCCATGTATGGAGTTTAACCCTTTTGGCTTTTCTCAGATTCCAAAAAAAATCGCTTTGTATGTGATTTGCAAGCATTTATTgctaaatgttacttttgacacttttattattttcaaaatatctttgtaaagcttttatttaactTCAAGAACTTTCTGTAATTTGCTTATtgtaattattgcatttaatctaatacttatattttattccaattactaaaattattgttaaattgtacatcaaaaatgtattatttaattcaatttcctGCAAACTGATGCAAAGATGATCTCAAAGACACTGCATGCATTCTGCTTTATATACTCGATACAGTATCACAGAGTCACATATAGTCTTTTGAACGTCCTCTTCCTCTCACTCGGTCTCTTTTTAACCTCCACGCATCTACTCTTTATCCACGTAGTATCAGTGCAAAGAGGTCCCTAATCACCGATATCCACTCCTAGTACATTTCCTTCTCACACAACAGCTGTATTCATGTCTTATAAGGGCAACGGTTCCTAGAAATCGAGtgttaattatgcataatacaGGGGAATCACCGATTGTCAGGCTGCTTAAGTATGTTGTTTCCATATCTTTATGGAGGAACGTGATTAGGAGAGCTCAGAGTCCAGCAGGCAAGCACAAACAGAGACACACGGCATGTGACAGGGGAATAACCTCTGATGTAAAAGACTAACGTATAGAAATGGAGCCTATAGATAGTACACCATGTTCCAGAAAGTCTGTAGTTCATTAAACAGACAGTCTATATGCTAAACATAAAggatattatataaaacagtataacataacataatataataaaatataaaaataactattctTCCTTAATTCTCAGTGCCaacaaagttaaataaatataaagtaaacatttgattgttaaatgttaaagaatTAAGCCATATTGATTAAATTGCTTTAATGTtccaaactttaaataaaacatatttatttactaaaataaaaaaaattattaagttACGCAAGTTATTACTTTAACTCAACAATTGTAAAAATCAAGTATTGAATATtcagaatattcatttatttaacttttactAACTGACATATCAAAATGAATAACTTATTTAAATAGTGTACATCAGTGCAAATCAGAAAATATGACGCTTTGTATAATGCACTGCTagcaatttcctttttttttttggattcagaacttttggaaaaaaagtcaCCTGGACCTCGGGGTccctgaaataattaaaaaaactgaagttAATTATGTAAGCTCATTACGTTTTGATGTAGTCATCTGTGTAAGACCATGGTGTGAGTCACGATTACATAACCAAGAGACTGCCGTTCTCTCCGTCTCTCCACCTTTCCTGCCGCCCATAATTTTGCTCTCTGGAGGATCTGGGGACTCGTGGAGCAGCTGGCTCGCTTTCTGGGCATCTCGTGTGATAAAGCCCAGCTGGAGAGCATGGTGGAGAGCTGCAACCAACTCATCGAGCAGTGCTGCAACTCCGAAGCCTTGTCCATCTGCCGGGGTAAGAGAGAgatgcctgaaaaaaaaaacgttattaaTCATAACTTGATGTGCATtacaaaacagcacaaatatatatatataaaaatgtaaaactaggaatatagaaaaatattagcTGTCTTTCACTGCATGTTCTGTTCCCTGAGCTAACATGACCTGAAGCACGCTGACCCTATACCTTCTTTAGCCTATCATAAAAATGGATTCCCAGAGATTTCTTCTTGGGCAAGAGAAATCTTTAGTCTTTCCCAAGGACGGATGCATGCAGTGATAAGTGCAGGCCAGAAGTGAGAGTGAACTTTAACACATttcacatgcatgtatatgtctGCCAGACAGAAATCTATCCCCTTGTATGACTAAATAGAGAAATCTCATGTGGCTCAGCAGTCATACAAAGGAAGGACTGTCGGGCAGCGCCATCATGTGGTGAATATGTGTGCTGCATCTTTATTTCTGTTGCTGTTTGACGTCTTTGtgctgttatttgttttattattcggtaaacattatgtaaaaaaggtttttgcaattcatttcagatttttttttttattatttgcacttTAGTTCGATTTCGTCGTTGTTTTCTTGtgtcttgtttatttttcttttagcgCATGGGATTCTTGGCTTGGCATGACGCTGAAAAATCTCACCCCATACAGTAGGGATTTGTTATACTGTAAGTGTGCATGAAGATATACTGTTAACGTGAAGATGGAAAAATGCGAGAAAGGTGAGTCTGGGTGAGGTCAAGTCTTTAAGGAAGGTTCTGGGATTGACTgtcaaaaaaactgtacaaaataaaataaaataaaataatactaggCTTGGCCACTGTTCTGGAGGGAATGAAGCAGAAATGTGGAGTTTTGTTcaactaaaacaaattattaagtaaaaaaaaacattattatgatttatacaCATGTAATACAGTTTGGATGTGTCTTGATGCAATTCCTGTAAGTGTTATTTTTGGTTGTACCATTTAAAAGCTATCATTATGTGCATGATATTTACATTAAGAATTCTTCTCTTTGCTCATATATGCTTCCGGAAGAGTCTAACTCTGTTTTCATCTGCTTCAGGTCGTGTTGGGCTTTGGAAGGACATTTTCACCGTGTCCATGAACGAAAAGTTCGATGCCGTTTACCGACAGAAGATGGCAAAGTCTGACCTGACCTTTGACTTTACCCTGTGAGGAAGCGACACTGGACTATCAGTTCACCCGCTGTGCTTAACGTCACCCGACGGACATCCCCCGTTTTATCTCTCCATCCCCACCATCTCTTGCTCATCAGTGCTTTCATTATTTCCTCAAAGGTTACTTCTTAGTACAAGTACGCGGTCAGTGCTAAAAGGCATTTTTTTCAcgtgtgtatttgtataaacAGTGCATCAGCAGTGCTAGTCCGAAGTGTAAGCACAGTGCTTGTTGCGTTTGCACATTGTACAGAGCTATTCCATATCCCAAAGGCgcttatgaaaaatgtatttattaaaaatccgATAGCGATAAATGATTTAGACTATATTCTATATGCTAGAGCCCTTACGACAAACGTTTCTCAGGAGGATTCTTGAAATCATTGGCTAATTCACGCACCGAATATGCAGCCATCCAATCACAGTTCAGGTGGTGAAAACCTGAGCCTCATGATGAATGCTGATTGGCTCCTGGCCAAAAGATcttaaaagtgtgtgtggaaTGTCATTTTGCTTCTTCTAGCGGCTTCTAGATGCTTCGACTTATATTCCAGTACAGCTATTCATCGATACCATAGATATTGaactttttattacatttactcaCATGTGCATCCGcaattttttaatgtgtatcgTGTCTacatatttgcataatacaCGAACGTATACAATCTCTGCGTAAAGGAATGGGAAAGAGAACATTTTGTATCAGTGACATGCACATCATAATATAACGCATCAGAAATGTTAAGGCCAGATATGAgtttgcatttcattattatgtAAGAAGCATAAAAGATGCATAAAGTGAACTCAAATACCAGCACTTCTGACAAAGTGACTTATAACCTCACATGTCCAACAGTTACTGTGTTTGGAATGGAATACTAGCATCCTACATAGTGtgctatttttaaaggaaaaagcCCGAGACCAAAGAGattcgatatttttcctattcgAAAAACTCTTTTATAGTTTTATGGTTTACTAGTCAAGTCTAGGCCAATAGGTTTAgaaactatactctcattctggcgtaataataaaaaaattgctacTTTTCATTTCCCACCGGTCtcagtacacaatataactacagaagaatcacgctttaaaaaggaaaaatatcaaaaaatatcaaaacttatgctactggtctaattggattcagtgatctatgctaaaagtTATCACCGGGCCAAAAAGTGTATgcataactaaatatatttaacactgTCACATTGCCCTTATTAAATATGCGTTTAATATAGACAGCGGCAGTCGTGTAATACAATTATATggatgtttaacatttttattcaattttgtgTGGCAGGTTGCAATTGAGGTTTCTGTGCAACAACAATGAAAAGACACTCTGTTAAAAATTTGAagtagtaaataaaacaaagatcacTGAAGTTAGCTtcacaagaaaatactatttctgtctgtctactCTGATAAACTactgatcattttaaattcagtgtCACTGTGTGCAgtatgcatactgtatatatgcttTCCCCctccttttatttaattatttattgatttactgCGGTGTAGACATTATTTTCAACAAGACGTTGCTTGTAAATGTCACAGAATTGTCAGACACAATCCAGTGATCTTCAATTTACTTAAAGCTTTGAAAAAGATGTATTGTGCTAGTACTCTATTCTGAATTCAGGCAATCGTTTGATTCAGGAAGAGAACTTCTGTTCGTAAAGCTCTGAAACCTCTCGTCCAATCAGGAGGCTGCGTCATCACAGTCACTTCATTCATTACTCCACACCATTTCCTCTTTCTTCACAGTCACTATCATGCCTCGTTTCAGTGACTGCTTCTGGTCTCTGGACACATTAGCCTGTTGCtctgaatgtctttactgtgtG from Puntigrus tetrazona isolate hp1 chromosome 4, ASM1883169v1, whole genome shotgun sequence carries:
- the sult4a1 gene encoding LOW QUALITY PROTEIN: sulfotransferase 4A1 (The sequence of the model RefSeq protein was modified relative to this genomic sequence to represent the inferred CDS: inserted 2 bases in 1 codon), encoding MAESEVDTPSTPIEYESKYFEYHGVRLPPFCRGKMDEIANFSLRSSDIWIVTYPKSGTSLLQEVVYLVSQGADPDEIGLMNIDEQLPVLEYPQPGLEIIQELTSPRLIKSHLPYRFLPTAMHNGEGKVIYMARNPKDLVVSYYQFHRSLRTMSYRGTFQEFCRRFMNDKLGYGSWFEHVQEFWEHRMDSNVLFLKYEDMYKDLGTXVEQLARFLGISCDKAQLESMVESCNQLIEQCCNSEALSICRGRVGLWKDIFTVSMNEKFDAVYRQKMAKSDLTFDFTL